tgagaatgattctagagcttttgagaaaagagaaattgtatgggaagtttagtaagtgtgagttttggcttgaggaaatttcttttctaggtcatatggtgtctaagggtggaatttctgtagatcctgagaagattaaagcaataacggactggccgattcctagaaatgtgactgaagttcggagctttttgggattagctgggtactataggaaatatgttgaaaacttttctaaggttgctcgtcccatgtttaagctgttgaagaaagggatacgatttcagtggaatgagaggcacacaattgctttcgaggaattaaagaaaagacttactactgcccctgttttagcaatgcctgattgtagcaagccattcgaggtctattgtgatgcttcattcgaaggtttaggttgtgtacttatgcaagaaggaaaggtcatagcttatgcatcgaggcagttaaggccacatgaggtgaattaccccgtgcatgacattgaacttgctgcagtgatctttgctttgaagttgtggagacattatttgtatgggttaccgtgtaagatctacactgatcatcaaaatttgaggtatgtcttcaaccaaaaagaattgaacatgcgccaaaggcggtggcttgaggttattaaggattatgatcttgaaattgtgtaccaccctggaaaagcgaataaggtagctgatgccttaagtaggagaccgagagtgtctgtgaatgccattatgtctgtaccatgggagttgtatcgtgagatgcagagtttgagattagagatttgtagtcgacacgaggttggtcagtatttgggagcaatgactatacaacccactttgtttgatcgtataattgaggcacaacttgaggatccagagattgttgagttgatccatagagttgagaaaaatgagactgatgcttttgagttaggagaaagaggagagttgaggatgaacggtagattgtgtgttccaaatcaatttgaattgaagaatgagattctgaaggaaggtcatcaaagtttatttcatttgcatccaggtcgagataagatgattgaggagataagagagatattttggtggaaaggtctaaggaaagatgtctctaattttgtgtctaagtgcctagtctgccagagggtaaagttcgagagacaaaagagttcagggttgcttcaaccgttgcctgtcccagattggaagtgggactcgatttctatggactttgtggtagggctgccaaggacccaacgagggaatgatgttatttgggtcattgttgatagattgaccaaggtcgctagatttgtgccaatgaagaatacttggggggccaagcaattagcagatacctatgtccgagagattgtcagacttcatggtgttccgaggactattgtttcggatagggatccgaagtttttatcgaggttttgggaaaagttgcaggaagcttttgggagtaagttgtgcttgagtactgcttttcatcctgcgactgatggtcagactgagagaactattcagactttagaggatcttttgagatgttgtgtgttggactttaagggttcttgggaagataaattgccgatggtggagttcgcctacaacaacagtttccaatctagtattaggatggcaccgtatgaagctctttatggaaggaagtgtcgagtacctttgtgttgggatttgatggataggaccattcccgaaggtccagatgtgattcaggaatccattgatgcgttgaagattgttcaacagaacatgagagcagcacagagccgacaaaagagttatgctgataatcgtcgaaagatgttgcaatttgaggttggcgacaaggttttcctaaaggtttcacctacaagaggtgtccagcgttttggagttcgaggaaagttgagtccaaaatttattggaccttttgagatcctaaggagagtcggggaagtttcttatgagttggctttacctccaagtttagcaaaagttcataatgtgttccatgtttcacagttgaggaagtatgttcatgatccgtctcatgttctagctcacgagccgcttttgattgaagagtctttggtgtatgaggaacgaccaatcaggatcttagatacccgagtaaaagagttgagaaattcgaggattccattggtcaaggttttgtggtcaaaccacggggttgaagaggcgacttgggaaaaagaagtcgacatgagagagcgttatcctaacctttttggtaagtcctagtttcgggacgaaactatctaaagggggaaagagttgtaacaggctcaaatttcttaatcttaatcttcttccgaaatttcttttcgaattcctaatcctttggttatctaattcaaatcacctttaattctaaaccttattccgatttttgtaatttcttccaaatattaaacttaaaaatatatttatattcttaaatttctttataagcactaaaatattattttattattttatactacaaaaagtaaaattttaatattatatttacggttttattaaaacgttacgtttcaatttcgtttccttaaactaactttactacttatcattttaactttaaaactttgatttaattattttatacctaaaaattaactatatttttttattaactttaagtatagttttaactaaaattttctaagtaaactttcatattttcataatcaaaccttaatcatactttcccattaatctaaaacatttcactagcataaactagaacaaaaatttgatgaatcaaaatcctttctacatcaatccataatgttcatcacttacacaagctatcaccatttccttacacaagttaaccttcttctacactccaaattcttacacatccacttgcacactccaactcttacacattcacttacacactctaaatcacttacacaagttaaccttctttttcatacaatcttatgaactaaaaagttgcccaaaacccattataaatacccctccttagccatgagatcacttgcacccccatcatcaaatctttctaccattctttcttatatcttcacttcattaacatcttactaactttataccctttttatttgttgaagaatcaaatgaagatggagcttgatcttatcacttcttaagccaataatcatcaacttttgaaaagtcaagtattatcttttggagcttggatatcattttcttttgggtaattgaagatctacttctttgaagcttggaaccttgaagactttcttttggaacttatttccttaagttcttatttttctattattattctcttacttggtttagcaccaccttcggaggaaaatggtacacattttcttaactctctcgttatgtgatatttatttatggttactcgataatataaaagcatgatcaacatgattttattttagtcatttaaactttatatggtaatattaaagttatatccagtttagtgatattttcgtcaaaacaataatacttttgggacactcaaaaaaaaaagtcatatatatggaaatttttgattaatatgataatatagatatatacgaattttactagttaaataaacttatgtgtttaaaatgatttcatatcatcttgatgttttgatatttttttgttggactcaagtaattataaagaattattaatcggtttatcggtaaaatagtcaaacaaatttgttaaaatgcttagcattgtttttcttgaaaactcatttcatatagattttggacccttaataatttgtcggattatgttatttttatagtgatgatagatccgttttactattttactggttatttgataaaatatgttattaagtacttagaaatattacccttgactgttatgattatttatgacacaataatgacttagtttagcctcaggaatcttagtatagctacgaaaatttgttatttaattaaatattaatttattagatactagtaatttgtttctactaaaagggtagaattgtcaaaaatttgactagtggaagtttgacttataagaatgtaaactatttcggtttagagtcttgtttgatattgcatgatattgattgtatgactctgatagtaaggtaacgtcgaaccatggaccggcatgtaaaatcccggcgtccgtgttagccggcacgtaaaatgcggtgtcagacagggggtccgagaaaaactcatcctgtgaagtctcgagcataacagtattgagaggagtgacgactcccactacagttagggtttaggactatggtcctcacctaaccagacccttacatatatcagttgtcattattgttgtgatcttgtgatgtgctatgatggtaaagctatgaggcttaattgaacttgattaaataagcattaaggttaccaagtatttagtagcagtaatgaacttctgcaagtattaagaatgtaacttaatggcttagtaaaggtcaataatgagtaataaccttctatattgtgcttgatgattattttgtaagcatgatttaactatcgcatcataagcttgttgagaaaattttactcggctttatcgctgaccgatttaatcggctgtcatccgtattatggatgacagtattttgcaggaaaaattagctcaggtttcgatccaggccgcaactttaattattctatcgaggacttagcttcaatgattttacttgatgactatattgtacttattgtttttttttatcgtatttaagtaaaccttattttatattttctcagttgtaagatattttttttacttatgttttgaacaattttagtttaaatggtttttagcagttcggcgttttacactttcgcattatttatcttaagtataattattaatgttaattatatatcgagagtgccgctcctgctacattagtgcaaccggaatgcaaccggcctttattatgaattctattagagataattttcctggtttttatgctagtatgaatcagatatataatattaggcaatcaataaggagagatgaaatggagggcaggactccccttcaacactgtcttcatatggccacagaacataattatgtggtctggacagagtTGGATAATGACGGGCACTTGAGCAGacttttaattgcaaatcctacttcaatccaaatgatacgtacgtggccgtatgttgtgctgatagatacaacgtacaaaacgaacaaatcaaagtggccactatgtgaagtcatcggaatgacgccaacaaatcacaacttcttggttgcgttttgtttgacgcgagatgaggcggctgtgtcgtactcgtgggtgctgcagggattgagagatattttcggcagtgctcagactcctagcgtcattgtaaccgatcgtgacgaaggtttatctgcagctattcgtgacgtcttcccaggtaaaaacgcTTTGTGagttcattattgtggttatatctattgataatgtcttaattacgttcactgttttgtttaatgtagatgtacgTCATTTGTTATGCacctggcatattggcaacgatgttgagaacatggtggacaagttgtgcggcggcaagaaaaatcaacaagggcagttatttaggaaaagtagatggaaccccttggttgaaagtgctACAATCCGGGAATATGAAAAGAGATGGGAAGGgatcgtcagtacgtggtcggttaggaaccgaagggtcgttcggtatttgactggaacatggattccacttagagagaaatttgtgcgtgcgtggacaaatgattgtttacacttgggtaaccatactaccagcagagtggaaagccaacactcgtcttttaagtattaccttggtagcggtaatagctcattcgatacccttttcaaaagggcgcacgcacagattacaaatcaacAAGCTAAAATCCGACAatcgctacaggaatccatgacttCTGTACCAAGAACGCTACGACAGTATTTCTTTAGACCTCTATATCGCCACGTGtctctctatgccttggagcagatCCAGAATGAGTttaaccgcatgttagaactgggtgattttgcattgaacaaatgcggttgtgtacttctaaaaacccatggattgccatgtgcatgttatttacaaataaaaattggatcacatggtgctttgtacttggatgacattcatgaattctggagtactttgaggtacacagaggtaggagacgaaCCCAATGAAGAAGTACGAAACgcgaacgccaatgacaaagagtactttcaatctctggtcgatgaagtccttaAATCTGATCCCGCTTTTGTTCGTCGAATGGCTGAGGTACTTGAATATGAATTACACCCAGATGGTGcggatatacctgagccttacgctagtccaccgagaaagggaagaccaagcactagtaaaaccatgagaaggagaaaaagttcatttgaatatagccgatcatcttctcgtggtcgagggtctagatatTCTTCCCGCGGGAGATCAAGTGGCAGATCTAGTGGCCGAGAGACGCAATCTTCAGTAGGAATtaagttcagtttcaacttatccggtaattgaattaatttttagtttttttcattaattatttgttattgtggttatattaacttaatttacatttattgtagatgatccaggaggtcgtgatttCTCACAGTTTCCATGGCCTGATTACATCCCATTCATGCTTCCTCCTTATTTGttcgactggattgatgtgttaggtgatggtaactgtggatttagagcaattgccgtcacagagctgggaggcgaggaagcatggcctattttaagacgtgctatgagtatggaaatgcaaatgaacagagcgcAATACCTAACTTTGTATCTATCTCATGAGTCACTAGACGAGTCAATATTCAGAGTAGGTTCACACACCgatggacctgctcctttcatgcactggttcgatgcaccgatggctttctactctgcagcaacgtttcttaacattgccATTGCTTTTTATGGTTCTGCTAACGGTGATTCATTAAACAACTGTTTGATTCTTCCTTTAAGAAAATCACAGGCCGCGAGAAGTGTAAATAAACTAATACATATACTTTGGGTTAatcgaaatcattttgttcaactttttatgaacgacgattcatccccTCTGCCGCCGATCCACCCACGTTGGAAACAAGCAGCTGACAATTTCGCGAAAGATCTTGACACAAATTTCACTACGAGGATTATGTTGtggaataatctacgcgggGCACCCCCACCAACAaataacaccgctgacgatgctgtaaatttagatactccatagaatCTATACACGACATTCATTAAAAGTTGTATATAATCCATAATTATACTACAGTGTGTGCTgttaacaatttatttatttctttgattaataggaggaatttataatgctggtagacaaatatacatgtatttGTGTGATGTGGGTTagtgtgtatatttatgtaaattaaatgcaatcattgacgaaattaaatgcaataaataatgtaaaatagtttcagTACAGACTATTCAGGGCCTTGCCCTTGATCAGTATGCCATTGATCATATAAttctctacaatcattaaggtatatttctaacgcatgtcgttgacgggAGTTCAAATCCGCAAGCCGCGTAGGTAGTCTTGCCACTGGAGAGAATCAACTGGCCCATTCTTTCGCGAACTGAAAACACAACAGTACAATGTGCGTtattaaatcattaaataaaagaaacttgaaaaaaaatttataataaaactcacGTAATCAGATCTGCTCTGACCAGGACCAGGACCGGAAGCCAGCAATTCGTCTCGGGATATGTACGGGTGCGAGCAAACTCTGAACCAttcaacgtaattaggttcagtctctgaaggaacagtagcccgtcgaagtccctgctcaacaaggcggccactgtaggggaacctactccacgccTCCACAAATGCAGcagcagaagaaggaaaggtcacggagtaggttccgtgtgccggtcgaagagccttggctggtctcaTAGGAGCTAGAGGAATAGACtgcacgaacccaatctgtcgcaatgcccgctccggcaaatacacctccacaacatcaaagcaggtgatacccccgatgactgtggtgcgtgggtgctcatgcAGCAACGCAGCAGCTCCACaattgtagggagtccattcaaCCTGCTTACAGGCCAagttaaaaaacaaatttcctacacataaaaaacaacatgcatgacaaaatgtaatgtaaaATACCTGAGTCTCTGTCATTGAGTCCAGAACCTTGCGGAATGATATCAACCTGTCCAGCTCACGACCTACTTTCTTCGgcgtccacatctccgccctagtcgtGTTTGGCACATcatctcggcgaggatgagggcggaaagcggggaagtactcatagatccatgtttggagcaatgtgaggcatccagcaatggtcttgcaaccagccctagatgccattccgagctgcctgtacaagaacgccaaaGTCACCGCACCCCAAGCCACGTCCTGTTCATCGTCGTTGACGACaactatcgggtgaggtcgcatgccagtcctggtcttatccgccaacaaggtagagccaatgacagccatgtagtacgctgtggTCTGGGTATCCAAGGCatgcgacctatgacacagccgcatcagttcagcaacgcttatgcatccgctggtgaatgaacctttacgtcgaagctcagacagaggctcgccgatcagattggtgataccaacctcccactccgcctccgaaggctcagccggcagagaaccatcaatagaaatgcccaatatgcattgcacgtcgtgcaacataatcgtcatctctccccagggcatgtgaaaggtgttcgtatccggctgccacctctcgacgaacgTCGATATCAAAGcagagtcgatgtgctggtgcataatgaccggtagtcgACCGAGGGAAGTGGAAGGTAGAAAATCGACTAGCTCAACGGACAAATCCCTCAatccgatgatggactccaccggtctcttcctaatacggcactccagaatcggaggcgtacgctcggagccgtcataaataagtttagctatgtgcccgccatagctagggatcagtcgcgtatctgtcggccccccgggctggggtgatgtcactaaccagtctgtgttagtggactgtgagggcctgccccgtggcggctcattatcgacaaaacttCCTCCTGCACGCTCAGATGCGGCGGAAGAACTAGGGCCGCCACGGGCAAATCTGCCTTCGGGGCCACGAACTATAGTCCAGTCCAATGGGGCAGGCTCAGgaccttggaactgaacatcatcagcatcattatcatcatcactataaaccccccaactactctggaggctatcagcctggtcatcaaaatgagtacgcacttggttcagcgtactcgacctttgggcctcattgtgtctggccgcctcttcctgcctagccctcctagcagaacccgtgacccctctctcatgcgggtcccctctgagtaaggtaggcctagaactattacctctcaacaattgcctaaaaaaaccctttccttttccttgattaccagccattttctacaattttttacggtttcattcaatattataaataataatatttctaaatacataataatcataaataaaatatggaaaaaaataacaataataataaaattaataataacaacattaacatatatttaataatacaaaattaacaatcacaataataataataatattaataataataacattaacatatatttaatattaacaaaaataacaatacaataataataataattaaattaataataataaaattaataaaatacatacggaaaaaataaaaaaataaaaaaaaattataggagtcgcccagatctgggcggctcgaccccggttcagtcgcctaaaattaggcgactgaactggggtccagtcgcccagatctgggcgactcctttaattttttttttttttttcgtgattaaatttaattacaaataacttaatttattaataaaaatcaggttttttttttaaatttcaaactttaaatatatttttcctaaatataaggaaaaaattaaaaaacaaaaatttttatatatacaaaacataaacatttatttaataataaataaaaataaaaataaaaaaaaaataataggagtCGCCCAAATCTGGGCGGctcgaccccggttcagtcgcctaaaattaggcgactgaaccggggtccagtcgcccagatctgggcgactcctataatatatatatttttttttccgtgattaaatttaattacaaataacttacctcgattgataaattccggattgaacttaatttttgctcccaaattttgcttttgtatgttggtttttagttgtagtgagagtATTTTTAGTGTGATTGtggtttatatagaaaattttagcttcaatggcataattgtaatttttttcaaaaaccaagGGCAATATGGTAATTTACTAGGGGGGTGGTgagaaaatgaaaagggtggcgaattaTAAGGATTGGgtatattttttcttctttatgtCGTCTCATGATAtccaattatttatataattgttattaaattacatttattttacATAATCTTATGTCTTCTCATGTGGTCTCATATGAtcctcatctttttcttaaaattaggCCTTATTTCGCcacattttctcttttatttctaaatatctTAAATTTCCACttctttaatataatatatctaaTAATTTGACCTTCATATCAAAAGTCAAAAGAATTAAAAAGCTGAACACAAATACAAGTCATTAGAACATTATCGAACcactataattataaaattgaaGGTTTTTTTGCAATTATATCAACCTAATCATACAATTCTTATAACGTTTGCAAGCCTTCATCATATTCATGACCTAACACGTTAGAATAACAATTAGatatacattaaaaatatactACAAGATAATTTAAACATTTTGAGAAAAATCAAATGATGTAATCATATCATACTATATATTCTTtagaaagataaattaatttatattgatgTTTTGCAATTGGAATCAAATATGAATGTCCCGTATTAATCAATTTAGAAAGTGTTCATCTCTTCGTACGTTTATAATCTTTTCATCATAACTGTAGTTAGACGTGGCGTAAGAGTTTATCATTTATCGATATTTTAGAAAATTGAAATGGTTGTCCACGCACTTATAAAAATGAATACCTTCAAGTAGTAATTGCACTGATCGATAATTCATAGTGATAGACTCATAATCAATAAATCATATTCTATATAGGTCGGGatccaaaaaacaaatatatctaacaaatatatatatacccctTCTAAGAAAAAATAGGCGcactaaaataatctaaaaaataGTTACATATTCAAttagtgaaattttttttaagtggtaATTACGAAATTTAACCCTTgcgattaaaaaaaaataataaaaataccgTTATGAATAGTCATAGACTCATAGACCATCAACTTCCGAGTTGCAAGCACCTAACGGTGAAGTGGCGGGATAAAAACGAATTCTCGAATCAAAGAGATCATCATTGAAGAAACCTGATGGATCTGTTATGAGCTTATGATTGCTGTAATCCATGAATCAATCCATTGAAGGTCTGCTCATAAGCTTATTCCTATTTCATACTCATATTAGGGGGTCATATTAGGGGGTAATCCTTGGTACTCTCTACTTATACTGATAATCAGATAATCCCTTTATTGATAACATTAAGCATGATTTTTGATTGTATACGAAATTAAACTTTGTTTTCAGATTTTAGGCAATctaattgtaaaaataaaaaagaatttagGCAATTGTTAGGTGAAAAATGATCTTTTGTAGTACGCAGCCCAACTGTTTGTCAAAACGGGGAGTTGCTAGCACCTAACGGTGAAGTGGCGGGATAAAAACGAGGAGTTACTAAATTTCgtcaccccttttcattttatcgccacccctcccacgaaattacgtatttacccctgaagtttaaaaaattacaaaattgccactccttacaaatttcttatttataataataataataataataataataataataattaactttttatattcttaaaaaagaatataaataaaattaataataataacaataataataataataataataataataataataataataataataataacaacaacaataatgaaattaaaattaataattattattcaaaaaaaaaaaaaaattaaatcgccCAGAATTAGGCGATTGAACCGTGGgtgagtcgcccaattttgggcgactcacttttttttttctttttggaaaataataataataataataataataataataataataataataataataatttaatgtggcttattagctcagttggttagagtgTTGTACTAATAACGTGTAGGTCACAGGTTTGAGACCTGCACAAggcattatttaataattagagaaaatgttaaaaaactacctagtacataccccattttgcaaaaaactaccttaaataaaaaattttccaaaaaactaccttatataatacaattgtttgcaaaacactaccttataacagattgtggcctttgaccgctatctttaaccgttgacccgcatgtgagacgcacgtgatgcattactatatttaattttaattttaattttttttttaatttttgtttttatttttatttttattttttttattt
The sequence above is drawn from the Amaranthus tricolor cultivar Red isolate AtriRed21 chromosome 5, ASM2621246v1, whole genome shotgun sequence genome and encodes:
- the LOC130813613 gene encoding protein MAIN-LIKE 1-like; the protein is MWTPKKVGRELDRLISFRKVLDSMTETQVEWTPYNCGAAALLHEHPRTTVIGGITCFDVVEVYLPERALRQIGFVQSIPLAPMRPAKALRPAHGTYSVTFPSSAAAFVEAWSRFPYSGRLVEQGLRRATVPSETEPNYVEWFRVCSHPYISRDELLASGPGPGQSRSDYFAKEWAS
- the LOC130813612 gene encoding uncharacterized protein LOC130813612: MTSVPRTLRQYFFRPLYRHVSLYALEQIQNEFNRMLELVLKSDPAFVRRMAEVLEYELHPDGADIPEPYASPPRKGRPSTSKTMRRRKSSFEYSRSSSRGRGSRYSSRGRSSGRSSGRETQSSVGIKFSFNLSDDPGGRDFSQFPWPDYIPFMLPPYLFDWIDVLGDGNCGFRAIAVTELGGEEAWPILRRAMSMEMQMNRAQYLTLYLSHESLDESIFRVGSHTDGPAPFMHWFDAPMAFYSAATFLNIAIAFYGSANGDSLNNCLILPLRKSQAARSVNKLIHILWVNRNHFVQLFMNDDSSPLPPIHPRWKQAADNFAKDLDTNFTTRIMLWNNLRGAPPPTNNTADDAVNLDTP